Part of the Cryptosporangium arvum DSM 44712 genome, CCCGCCGCATGAACTCCCGGTAGTACGACGCGTCGATGAGCGCGGCGGCGTACGCACCGGCGATCCGGGCGACGCGCCGCCCGCCGGTGCCCTCGGCGTCCCGGACGATCGTGCGCAGCGTGGGGTCGCTGAGCGAGATGAGGATGTCGACCAGGAGCTGGTCGCGGTTGCCCAGCCACCGGAACAACGTGCTGCGGTCGACGTCGAGCTCGGCCGCGAGCCGCTTCAGGTCCACCCGCTCGCCGGCCAGGAACGTCCGCCGGGCGAGCCGGAACGCGTCGGTGGCGGTCGGCCGGGCGCTCACCGGCGCCCGCGCAGCGCCGCGGAATCGGACATGCCGCACATCCTAGGGCGCGGCTCGCCCTTGACTTGAGGCGCTTCAGGTGCGGCAGGCTCGGGACATGGTGGCGACTCAGGAAGTCGCGCGGCGCAGCGGTCCGCCCGAGGCGACGCTGCGGTACTACGAGCGCATCGGGCTGATCGCGCCGGTTCCGCGCGACGAGAGCAGCGGGCACCGCCGCTACGACCCGGACACCGTGCGGACGATCGAGGCGCCGGCCTGCCTGCGCACGGCCGGGATGGGCATCGACGCGCTGCCCGCCTACATCCGCTCGAAGGCGATCGCCGAACGCGCCGCCTGGGACCACGCCGCCGCGGTGGGCGCGGACCTCGCGGTGAGCAG contains:
- a CDS encoding QsdR family transcriptional regulator — encoded protein: MSARPTATDAFRLARRTFLAGERVDLKRLAAELDVDRSTLFRWLGNRDQLLVDILISLSDPTLRTIVRDAEGTGGRRVARIAGAYAAALIDASYYREFMRREPERALRLITTKASPVQRRVVDEFARLLAHESTRGELRHPLGTNDLAYLIVRIIESFIYADLITGEEPEAAKVETAVAAILRADGP
- a CDS encoding MerR family transcriptional regulator; the encoded protein is MVATQEVARRSGPPEATLRYYERIGLIAPVPRDESSGHRRYDPDTVRTIEAPACLRTAGMGIDALPAYIRSKAIAERAAWDHAAAVGADLAVSRSPGSSGAGSRSGPTGSRPQKPPGRTSR